The following is a genomic window from Aeromonas sp. FDAARGOS 1405.
GCAGGTGCTCAAGGCCGAACTCAATCATGTCGAGGGAGTCGTAGAGCTCGTGGATGCGCACCAGCACCCGGGATTGCACATCGCAACCCGCCTTGGTCTGGATCTCCATCGGCAGCTCGCGGTAGCCGGCAAAGTCGTGAACCCGGCGCACGTCGCGCTTGAAGCCGCTCGCCCGCACCATGGGGCCGACGCAGCTGAAATCGCGGGCAATTTGCGGGTCGAGCTTGCCGATACCGATGAGGCGGGAGGAGATGTTGGCGGTATCCAGCAGCATGGCCACCAGGGGTTTGAGCTCATCACGCAGTTCCCGCACCAGCTGGGCACCCTTGATGCGATCTTCCTTGAAGATGTCGCGGCGTACCCCGCCAATCAGGTTGAGACCATAGGTCTTGCGGGCGCCGGTCAGCAGCTCGGCCAGGGTCATGGATTTCTCCCGCACCCGGAAGAACTGCATAAAGCCGGTGTCGAAACCGGTGAAGTGGCTCGACAGGCCGATGTTGAGGATATGGCTGTGCAGGCGCTCCACCTCCAGCAGCACGGCGCGGATCATCTTGGCCCGCTCCGGCACCGGAATACCCATGGCGTTCTCTACCGAGGTGGTGTAGGCGACGCTGTGGGTAAAGCCGCAGATGCCGCAGACCCGGTCGGTCAGAAACGCCACTTCGTTGTAGCCCATCCGGGTTTCAGCCAGCTTCTCCATGCCGCGATGGACATAGAAGAGGCGGTAGTCGGCATCGATGATGTCTTCGCCATCGACGAACAGACGAAAGTGGCCCGGTTCATCCGAGGTGATGTGCAGCGGGCCGACCGGCACGATGCGGTTGGCATCACTGCCGAGCTCATTGACGAAGGGGTAGGTCTCGGTGTCGGTGGTGGGCATCGGGCGCTGGCGATAATCCATGGCGTCCTTGCGCAGCGGGTGGATATCCTCCGGCCAGTCATCCGGCAGTACCAGACGGCGTTCGTCCGGCAGGCCGATGGCGCGCAGGCCGTACATGTCGCGGATCTCCCGCTCGCCCCACACCGCCGCCGGAATGGTCGGGGTGATGGAGGGGTACTCCTGGGTATCGGCATCTACCAGCACCTTGACGGTGATCCAGCACTTGGTGTCGCCCTCCATGGAGAAGACGTGGTAGACGGCGAAGTGGCCGTTGAGGCTGCGCTCGTCATTGGCAAAGGAGAGCGGAAGCCAGCCCCCCAGCTGGTGGAAGATCAGGCTGGCCGTCTCGACCAGACTGGTGGGCTTGACGGTAATGGTGGCCTGATCGGCGGTTTGCCACTCCTCGTCGACGATGGCGTGGGGCAGTTGTGCTCGCACCTGCTGGATGTAGTCGCAGCCGATGCGATCCGAAATGGCGATGGTCATGCAGTTCTCACTTTAATGTTCGGGAATGAGCATTCACAAATGATGAAATCGGAAAAAGTTTCTGTGCTGGCGGGCATGGCTCAGATCCCGACCAGATAGGCGAGCAGCGCCAGCAGGGCCAGCCCCAGCCCAAAGCGGGTGAGCTTGTGGGTGCGCACGAACTGGGTGCGGGCCATGGCGTTTTCGATGATGCCGGCCAGTAAAAAGGCCACCAGCAGCTTGCAGGCGAGGATCAGCGCCGCGCCGATGAGCGCAGGCAGACTCCAGTTGGCCGCCTTGCCGAAGGGCAGGAAAATCACCAGAAAGAGCTGCACCACCACCAGCTGCTTGAGGCCGATGGAGAGCTTGAGCAGGGCGAGACCCGCACCGGAGTACTCGGTGAGCGGTCCCTCCTGCAGCTCCTGCTCGGCTTCGGCGCAGTCAAAGGGCAGCTTGCCCATCTCGACAAACACCGCGAAGGCGCAGGCGGCACCCGCCAAGAGGGTAGCGATGGGAGCGGCCAGTGGCTGGGTCGCTACATAGCTGCTGATATTGCCCAGATCCGAGCTGCCCACCATCATCGCCATGATGAAGCAGGCGAGCACCAGAATGGGCTCCACCAGAATGCCGAGGGTCAGTTCGCGGCGGGCACCGATCCCTGCAAACATGCTGCCGCTGTCGAGCCCCGAGAGGGAGAAGAAGAAGCGGAAGATGGCGAACAGATAGATGTCGGTGATGAGATCCCCGGCGATGGGGAAGGGGGACTCGTGAGTCAGGGTCGGCAGCGCCATCCCCACCAGCAAGAGGGCGGCGATGAGCAGCGCAGGCATCAGGTTGAAGATGATGCCGGCAGGCTCGGGGGTCACCTCCTGACGGCGCAGGAGCTTGGCGATATCCCGGTAATCCTGCAGCAGGCCCGGCCCCTGACGGGAGTGCATCTTGGCCCGCAGCACCCGGTTGAAACCGGTGGCGAGCGGCGCCAGCGCCAGCATGGCGATGGCCTGGGTCAGGGCGAGGGCAACCATGCCCCAGCTCGGCATTTCAAGAACAGGCATATCAGACTCCTACAGCCATCAGGATAAAGAGCGCCAGCACAATGCCGTGCAGCAGCCAGCCGGTCGTCCCGCTGGTATCGCTCACCCCGTGCAGGGCGCTGGCCAGATCGAGCTGCGGCTGCTTGCGATAGAGCGGCGCGCAGAGTTGGCGCAAGGTGTGGGTGACACCGCCGGAGGTAAGGCTCATGCGCTCCTCATAGGCGTAACCACAGGCCCACGGGGTGCCAGCGTGACGACGACCCAGCTTGGGCCCCTTGAAGATGGCCAGTACCAGCAACGGGATGAGGAACAGACCCAGCAGGATGATGGCGATAACGGGCGGGGAGAGGATCGCCTGGCTGCTATCGAGTGGCAGCAGGGTGGCGCCGGTGGCGACACTCATTTGGCTGGCAACCAAGGCTTGGCCATAGCTGGCAATATGGGGGGCAATCCAGGGGGCGCCCAGACCCAGCACCAGACAGACCGCGGCCAGCAGCAGGGTGCCTGCCACCATGGCGCCCGGCACTTCGCGGGCGTGGCTCGCGTGTTCGCTGCGCGGGGCGCCGCAGAAGCAGATGCCATACACCTTGACGAAACACATCACCGCCATGGCGCCGGTCACCGCCAGCATCACTACCGCGAGCGGCGCGACGAGCGAGGTACCGAGTTTGGTCATGGAAAGGAGCGACTGATAGATAAACCATTCGCTGACAAAGCCGTTGAGCGGCGGCAGCGCCGAGATGGCCATGGCACCGATGAGGAACGCCAGCGCAGTCCAGGGCATCAGCTTGGCAAGACCACCCATCTTGTCCATATCCCGGGTGTGCAGGCGGAACATCACCGAGCCGGTGCCCATAAAGAGCAGGCTCTTGAAGATGGCGTGGTTGAGCAGGTGATAGAGGGCGCCGAGCAGCCCCAGCACCACCAGCGCCGGCTGCTGGTTGGCGATGCCGATCATGCCGATGCCCATCCCCATCAGGATGATGCCGATGTTCTCCACCGTGTGGTAGGCGAGCAGCCGCTTGAGGTCATGCTCGGCCAGCGCAAACAGCACCCCGAGCACAGCCGAGCAGGCGCCGAAGATCAGCACTACATAGCCCCACCAGAGCTGGCTGGCGCCGAGAAAATCGATGCTGACCCGCAAGATGCCAAAGAGACCCAGCTTCACCATCACGCCAGACATCAGCGCCGAGATATGGGAGGGTGCAACGGGCTCGGCCACTGGCAGCCAGCCGTGCAGCGGCACGAAACCGGCGCGCAGGCCAAAACCGCAGAAGCTAAGCAGGAACACCAGAGAGGCCAAACCGCCCGCCAGATGGTGCTCGCGCAGCGCGGCGAACTCCAGCGAGCCAGATTCGCGGCAGAGCAGCCAGAAGGCGATCAGCACCAGCGCCATGCCGATATGGTTCATCACCAAGTAAAGCCGGCTCTGTTTGGCAGCATCCGGATTGGTCTTGACCAGCCAGTAGGTGGTAAGGGTCACCAGCTCGTAGCAGAGCAAGAAACCGAGCGCGTTGTCGGCCAGTACCATGCCCACCATGGCAAAGAGGAAGAGGTTCATCAGCGCACCGATGGCCACATCGCCCTTGCCCTGATATTCGCGGATATAGGCAAAGGAGTAGAGGGCGACGGCGACGCCAACGGTGCTAATCACCAGCAGCATCAGCGCGGCCAGCATGTCGAGGTGCACCGAGCCCAGCAGCCAGAGCTGGCCGTCGACGGGGGCGCCTTGGGCAAAGATCTGGATGGCGGCGACCAGACCCGCGAGCGAGCCCAGCAGGGCAAAACCGCTGTTGAGACGGTTGGCCAGTGCGGGCAGCTTTTGCAGCAAACCGGCGGCAGCGCCCAGCAAAAAGAGCAGGAGCGTGGCTATAACAAGGGGGGACAACATCAGCGAACTCCCTCTGTGGTAGATAAATCGGATGCAGGGAGCGCCGTGGCAGGCGCCGAGAAGGCAGAGGCCCCTTGCGGGTTGGTGTCGGCCGCTTGCTGGCGACGGATACGGGCGGCGCGTTCGGTGTCGCTGTCATTGACCAGCTTCAGTGCCTGGGAGGGGCAGGCTCCGACACAGGCCGGGCCATCGGCGCGAAACTCGCACAGGTCGCACTTGACGGCGATGCTGCGCACGCCCGGCTCCCAGCTCAGCAGATCCTCGCCAAAGCAGCGCAGGCCGGCAGAGGTGGAGGGGTTGCTGGAGCGGATGGAGCAGGGGATATAGGTGTCGTAACTGGTGGCCACGGCCACCGGACGGCTGCCGCCGCTCTGGATGGCGCCAAAGGGGCAGGCCACGGTGCAGAGATTGCAGCCGATGCAGAGCGACTCGTTGAGTTGCACGCAATCGCCAGTTTGGCGAATTGCCTCGACCGGGCACACCTTGATGCAGGGGGCATCGTCACAGTGACGGCACTGAACCGGCATGGTCGCCTGCTCGTGTCGCATAACGGTTAAACGGGGGGCTTGCTGCAAACCTTGCGCCTTGTGTACCTCGCTGCAGGCCGCCATACAGGTGCCACAGCCGATACAAAGCTTGGGGTCAGCGATAACGAAGCGGTTCATAGCCTACCTTGTCGTGTCGCGAACGGAGAAAGTAGGGGCAGGTTGGCAAGATACGGGCCAGATTGGTTTTTGCAGAGAAATTGGTTTTAAGTGCATGTTTTTAAATGAATAAAAATCTTCATGTGGTTGAGTGAACGCGCTGATGTGGCTGTCGAACTGTGACGTTCGTCACTTGTGACGAAGCCCCCAAGAGGGTTCGTCACCCCCGAAAAACGGTATCGACACGGCTGAATGCGGGGTCGTGACAAGGGACGAAAGGGTGATTCGTCTGCGCTGTTCGGATAGAGGCCGCCTGTTTTGAAACCGTAGGTTCGATTAGCGAAGCGTAATCGGACGCACGAGAACGGAAACATATCGGCATCATGCCGGGAGTAGGGTGCAATGAACGAAGTGAATTGCACCGTTTGCAGCATATGGTCGCCGTGGTTTGCCCCCTTCTCCCCTTGTGGGAGAAGGGCCGGGGATGAGGGGCGGTAATTAGGGTTAACGAAAATGAAGAGGGAGGCCAATGCCTCCCTCTCTATTTGCTGACGTTTTTTATGCCATCAAGAGGCCATCAACCCGCCATCAGATATCCACCTGCGAACCCAGCTCGATGACCCGGTTGGGCGGGATCTCGAACTGATCCGGGGCGCGCAGGGCGTTGCGCTGCAGCAGCATAAAGAGCTTGCCGCGCAGATAGAGATACCAGGGGCGGTCTTTCATGATGAGCGACTCGTGGGCCATAAAGAACGAGGTCTCCATCATCCGGCAACTGAGCCCCTCGGCGTTGCAGCGGTGGAAGATCTCCTCCACGTTCGGGGTCTCGCGCCAGCCGTAGCTTGCCACCACCCGCCAGAAGGTGGGGGAGAGCTGCTCGATGCAGACCCGGCGCACATTGTGGACGTAGGGCACATCCTCCACCCGCAGGGTGAGCAGGATGATCCGCTCGTGCAGCACCTTGTTGTGCTTGAGGTTGTGCAGGAGCGCATGGGGGATCACATTGACCACCCGTGACATATAGACCGCAGTGCCCGCCACCCGGGTCGGCGGGGATTTCTCCAGCGAGGCGATCATCGGCTCAAGGGAGTTGCCGTGCTCGTTCAGGCGGCGAATAAGCTGGAAACGCTCGCTCTTCCAGCTGGTCATCACGGTGAACATCACCGCGCCCAGAGTGAGCGGCAGCCAACCGCCGGAGAAGATCTTGGCGAGGTTGGCGGCAAAGAGCGGCACGTCGATACAGAGCAGCGCAGCAAACAGGATGGCCACCAGATACTTGTTCCAGTGCCAGCTGTTCTTGGCCACCGAGCAGGAGAGGATGGAGGTAAGCACCATGGTGCCGGTCACGGCGATGCCGTAGGCCGCCGCCAGATTGCTGGAGTGCTCGAAGCTCATGATGACGATCACCACCGAGATATAGAGCATCCAGTTGATGACCGGAATATAGATCTGGCCGGACTCCTGCTCGGAGGTGTGAACGATACGAATGGGGGAGAGATACCCCAGCCGCACTGCCTGCCGGGTCAGCGAAAAGACCCCGGAGATCACCGCCTGCGAGGCGATCACCGTCGCCATGGTTGCCAGCAGCAGCAGCGGCACCAGCGCCCATTTCGGCGCGAGCAGGAAGAAGGGGTTGGCAATGGCGGCGGGGTTACTTAGCAGCAGCGCACCCTGCCCGAAGTAGTTGAGCACCAGCGAGGGCAGCACCACGATAAACCAGGCGAGGCGAATGGGATTCTTGCCAAAGTGGCCCATATCCGCGTAGAGCGCCTCCACCCCTGTGATGGCCAGCACCACGGCGCCGAGGGCAAAGAAGGAGGTGGTCTGGTACTGGACAAAGAAGCGCACAGCCCAGATGGGGTTGAGCGCACCCAGCACCTCGGGGTTGTGGATGATGCCGCGCAGCCCCAGCACCGCCAGCGTCATAAACCAGATCAGCATGATGGGGGCAAACAGCTTGCCCACCATGGCGGTGCCATGTTTCTGGATGGCGAACAGCAGGGTCAGCACCAGCACCGAGAGGGTGACAATATAGGGGTCGAGGGCGGGGGTGAGAATGCTCAGACCCTCGATGGCCGACATCACCGACATCGCCGGGGTGATCACCACCTCGCCATAGAAGAAGCTGCCGCCAATCAGGCCGAGGATGATCAGCAGCGGCGTCCAGCGGGTGGAGGCGTTGCGGGTCGCCAGCGACATCAGGGTGAGAATGCCACCCTCGCCGGCGTTGTCGGCCCGCATCACAAAGGAGAGGTACTTGACCGACACCACCAGGATCAGCAGCCAGAAGATCAGCGAGAGAAAGCCGAGAATGGAGGCCGGCTCGACGCCGAACCCGAATTGACCTGACAGGCACTCGCGCAAGGTATAGAGCGGGCTGGTGCCGATATCGCCATAGACTACGCCAATCGCCGCCAGCATAACGCCGGACATGGCTTGTTGTTTATCACAGTTCATGAGTTCATCTTGTCAGTTTGATGTTTACACGTTTGCCACAGCAGATCGCCCCGAACACATCAGGTATGTGTGGATACAACATCGGGGGGAAATCAAAGGATTGCGATGGGAAGGGAGCTAATCGGATATAAAGATGCGTTTCATGGGACACAGTCTGTTCATCTGTCGTTAAGCTTATAATGACACACACTCTGCGGGTTCATGCTCAGGTATAAATAATCAAAACGTCCTTTTGAGTAAGGTTATTAATTGGCCATTGATTGAAATATTCATGCGCTCTGCGGGCAACCGTTTGTTTTATCTGGGGATGTGGTTTGGCCACTATTTTTTACCGAACCGAGTGAAAAATAGACGATAAAATAGTGACTAATTAATTGCTGGCAGGATGGCAAAGTGGAGGGCGCTGGGTAGCAATGGAGTCTTTATTTGGGAGGGGAAAATGTAGGGTGCAATGAACGAAGTGAATTGCACCAAGTATTAAAATAGGCAAGAGGTGCAATGCGCTGCGCTTATTGCACCCTACAGTATACCTATTCTTTTCGGGGTAGTAGTTTTGATACTGAGTCTAAAATCTCTTTTATTCCACTGAATGCCTTCTCAGCATTATCTGAATTTATATCTTTAGATGTTGGTGAAGAGAATATTACATTTGTTGCTCCAGTGACTATTTGATCTCTAACAGCTGGTTCACGAGTTAAGTCACCATAATTAGGGAGGGAGGTTGCTACAGCAGCCTTATGAGCATATTCCTCCTCGAAATCACGCTCCTTTTTATATTGAGTGAATGAAAAGCCAAAGGCTATGTAGAGAGGAATAAGAATTACAGAACGAATTATTACTGAAAGCCAGGTTATATCATTTTTAGCTCCTGCTTTGGCTATCTCAGTAAGAGTATCGCTTACAGTTGAAGCGAATCCATAAGTTGCATGTATGCAGTATATACCAATAAATAATGCAATAATCCCCCACACGATACGACCTCGCAGTAAAATATCTTTTCTAGCAGTAAATGCTTGTGAGAGAGAGCCAGCAACAGCTGGTGTTATTAATGTTTTAACTTCTTCCCGTAATTTTTCAACATCGGTTCTTGTGGCTATCAAACGATCTAGTTCAGCTGAAAGACTGGTTGAGGTTTTTTCTAGATATGCGCTCCCGATGGATAAGAGGGGGATACCAAACAATCTAATGTGATATGCAAGAGAATCTATGCTCTGTGAAAATGATTGAAATGAGTTTTGATCTCGAGATGCTCGTAATTGAGAATATGTATTGTAAGTATTTTGTATTTGCCCCTCTAAAGTCATGCATGCATGCCAGGTTAGATTACTCCATGCATCATTTTTAGTCAGGCCATCAAGTGAGTCCAACACAAAGTTTAGCGTTATCTTTGTTTCCTCTAGACTTAGACCATCAAAATCTGAATATGTTTGTGGAAAACTTTCAATCTCTCTAGGATTAAGAAGTAAAAATTGATTATACATATCTATGCAGCGGTTAAGACGAGTATCTTTAGACATATTAAACCCCCATAAAAATAGTTTTTACATTGTAGATAGCATTGTGAATCTTATATGCAAATTGTCATTAATAAAAATGTGGCATACTGTTAAATTGAATTGGCTAAAAAACGATAATGAGTGATGTTATTGTGAGATATATCCATTTCATGTAAGTCCTTTTTATTTTAGATAAACCCTAGGCTTTAAATATTTTTATGATTTATGTTGTAAGCCATGATGATATTCCATTTATTAGAAATGACGTAGTAGAAAAAGATCAACAACTCAATTTTTTATGTCCCTATCTGGTACTTTTTAACAGTGGTTTCATATTGTTTACCTGCATACAAAAGACCCCAAAGGAGCTGGTTGCCAAGTGGCACATATTAACCGGAGGGATAGAAAACTGAAGGGGCAGGGGCCTAAAACCGGCTCTGGCTCAACAAATCAGTCAATGGGCGGCCTATTTTTGT
Proteins encoded in this region:
- a CDS encoding NADH-quinone oxidoreductase subunit C; translated protein: MTIAISDRIGCDYIQQVRAQLPHAIVDEEWQTADQATITVKPTSLVETASLIFHQLGGWLPLSFANDERSLNGHFAVYHVFSMEGDTKCWITVKVLVDADTQEYPSITPTIPAAVWGEREIRDMYGLRAIGLPDERRLVLPDDWPEDIHPLRKDAMDYRQRPMPTTDTETYPFVNELGSDANRIVPVGPLHITSDEPGHFRLFVDGEDIIDADYRLFYVHRGMEKLAETRMGYNEVAFLTDRVCGICGFTHSVAYTTSVENAMGIPVPERAKMIRAVLLEVERLHSHILNIGLSSHFTGFDTGFMQFFRVREKSMTLAELLTGARKTYGLNLIGGVRRDIFKEDRIKGAQLVRELRDELKPLVAMLLDTANISSRLIGIGKLDPQIARDFSCVGPMVRASGFKRDVRRVHDFAGYRELPMEIQTKAGCDVQSRVLVRIHELYDSLDMIEFGLEHLPEGPLLTEGFTYQPGKFALGFTEAPRGENVHWSMTGDNQKLFRWRCRAATYANWPALRYMLRGNTVADAPLIIGSLDPCYSCTDRVTLVDPKKGKSTVVSYKEIERYGIDRKNSPLK
- a CDS encoding respiratory chain complex I subunit 1 family protein, coding for MPVLEMPSWGMVALALTQAIAMLALAPLATGFNRVLRAKMHSRQGPGLLQDYRDIAKLLRRQEVTPEPAGIIFNLMPALLIAALLLVGMALPTLTHESPFPIAGDLITDIYLFAIFRFFFSLSGLDSGSMFAGIGARRELTLGILVEPILVLACFIMAMMVGSSDLGNISSYVATQPLAAPIATLLAGAACAFAVFVEMGKLPFDCAEAEQELQEGPLTEYSGAGLALLKLSIGLKQLVVVQLFLVIFLPFGKAANWSLPALIGAALILACKLLVAFLLAGIIENAMARTQFVRTHKLTRFGLGLALLALLAYLVGI
- the hyfB gene encoding hydrogenase 4 subunit B, with the protein product MLSPLVIATLLLFLLGAAAGLLQKLPALANRLNSGFALLGSLAGLVAAIQIFAQGAPVDGQLWLLGSVHLDMLAALMLLVISTVGVAVALYSFAYIREYQGKGDVAIGALMNLFLFAMVGMVLADNALGFLLCYELVTLTTYWLVKTNPDAAKQSRLYLVMNHIGMALVLIAFWLLCRESGSLEFAALREHHLAGGLASLVFLLSFCGFGLRAGFVPLHGWLPVAEPVAPSHISALMSGVMVKLGLFGILRVSIDFLGASQLWWGYVVLIFGACSAVLGVLFALAEHDLKRLLAYHTVENIGIILMGMGIGMIGIANQQPALVVLGLLGALYHLLNHAIFKSLLFMGTGSVMFRLHTRDMDKMGGLAKLMPWTALAFLIGAMAISALPPLNGFVSEWFIYQSLLSMTKLGTSLVAPLAVVMLAVTGAMAVMCFVKVYGICFCGAPRSEHASHAREVPGAMVAGTLLLAAVCLVLGLGAPWIAPHIASYGQALVASQMSVATGATLLPLDSSQAILSPPVIAIILLGLFLIPLLVLAIFKGPKLGRRHAGTPWACGYAYEERMSLTSGGVTHTLRQLCAPLYRKQPQLDLASALHGVSDTSGTTGWLLHGIVLALFILMAVGV
- a CDS encoding 4Fe-4S dicluster domain-containing protein, whose protein sequence is MNRFVIADPKLCIGCGTCMAACSEVHKAQGLQQAPRLTVMRHEQATMPVQCRHCDDAPCIKVCPVEAIRQTGDCVQLNESLCIGCNLCTVACPFGAIQSGGSRPVAVATSYDTYIPCSIRSSNPSTSAGLRCFGEDLLSWEPGVRSIAVKCDLCEFRADGPACVGACPSQALKLVNDSDTERAARIRRQQAADTNPQGASAFSAPATALPASDLSTTEGVR
- the kup gene encoding low affinity potassium transporter Kup; the protein is MNCDKQQAMSGVMLAAIGVVYGDIGTSPLYTLRECLSGQFGFGVEPASILGFLSLIFWLLILVVSVKYLSFVMRADNAGEGGILTLMSLATRNASTRWTPLLIILGLIGGSFFYGEVVITPAMSVMSAIEGLSILTPALDPYIVTLSVLVLTLLFAIQKHGTAMVGKLFAPIMLIWFMTLAVLGLRGIIHNPEVLGALNPIWAVRFFVQYQTTSFFALGAVVLAITGVEALYADMGHFGKNPIRLAWFIVVLPSLVLNYFGQGALLLSNPAAIANPFFLLAPKWALVPLLLLATMATVIASQAVISGVFSLTRQAVRLGYLSPIRIVHTSEQESGQIYIPVINWMLYISVVIVIMSFEHSSNLAAAYGIAVTGTMVLTSILSCSVAKNSWHWNKYLVAILFAALLCIDVPLFAANLAKIFSGGWLPLTLGAVMFTVMTSWKSERFQLIRRLNEHGNSLEPMIASLEKSPPTRVAGTAVYMSRVVNVIPHALLHNLKHNKVLHERIILLTLRVEDVPYVHNVRRVCIEQLSPTFWRVVASYGWRETPNVEEIFHRCNAEGLSCRMMETSFFMAHESLIMKDRPWYLYLRGKLFMLLQRNALRAPDQFEIPPNRVIELGSQVDI